Sequence from the Desulfatiglans sp. genome:
TTCAACGCTGATAATCTTTTAAATTAAGATCAAGGAGGGAAGATATGTCAATAGATTCATTTAAGGAAAAGATTCTTATCATATTTTTTTCTCACAGTGGAAACACCCGTAAAATCGCAAAACAGATTTATGCGATTATAGGCGGAGATTTAATTGAAATTGAAACGACGGATAAGTATCCGGCAGATCATAGTGAAATCCTTGAAAAGGCAAGAAAGGAGATAGCCGCAGGTTACAGGCCGGCCTTAAAAACCAAAATAGAAAACATTAGTAAATATGATTTATTATTTCTGGGATATCCCAACTGGTGGGGAACCATACCCACGCCGGTTTCAGCCTTTTTAGGTGAATACGATTTGTCACGAATAACAATTGCACCGTTCTGCACACATGGCACAGGAGGCCTGGCGGGAACTGTGGAGGCTTTGAAAAAACAGTGTCCAGATTCAAAAGTGCTGAATGCCCTGGGAATAAGAAATATCAGAGTTGATGAAGCCGAGAGTGACATATTAAAATGGTTATCTCATATTAATGAATTTATGAAATAAGGGGTTGTATCTCACAAAAGCTGATTAAAACGCAAACCATGCGAAAAACACGAACGAAAATCAAAATTATAATAAAAGGAGATTGATATGACCAGGACACGAATTTTAGTTATTACGGCATTTGTGATGATGGCACTCTTTGTTTCTCTCTCATTCGCTCAGGAAAAGGATACTGTTCGTATAAAAGACCGTGTGGCGATTGAACAGTTGATGTGGGACTATATCCGTGCGCTCGACTCAGGCAATGCAGAGGCATATGCTGCCCTGTTTGCGCCTGATGGCCAGTTTGGCAGGGGTGATAAGGCGGTCAAAGGACGCGAGGCGCTTTTAAAAATGATGAAGGATGCCGGGCAAAAAATGGATACCGCAAAAAAGAACGGTGAGAAAATGGAGCGCATGAACCATGTTCTTACAAATACCCACATTGAATTTGTTAATGATGATCATGCCCGCTTCTACGCCTACTGGATGGGTGTATTTACCTCGGGTAAGGTTACCTCAGCCGGTCGTGAAGTAAATGAGCTGGTAAAGATAAATGGCAAGTGGCTTATCAGTGTTCGGGATGTAGACCCTCAAGACTAGACGGTCTGAGGTCTGCGGTTTAAGGTTTAAGCCTAATACAAAAAGGCCATCCCGGAAATTTCCGGGATGGCCTTATATTTCTCTCAGCTTGTTAAGGCTGAAAATTTATTAGAATACGCCCTGTACCTTGCCTGTTGCTGTATCAACACATGTATATATTGGTATCCTGCCAATTGGCTATCTAAAGCTCTCTTCCTTAACCTCAATATCTATTTCAAATAGAATAAAATCAATTACATTATTTTTTATGCAGGTTTTTCTCCATGATTTTCGCCTTTATTAGTGAAAGCATTTTTAAACCTGAAACATAAGGAGGAATTATCATGGGTACAAATCTTAAAAGAATTATTGTCGCCTTGATTACCATTGCTGTGCTCGCCCTTATTTCCGGGCCGGCCGGCGCCACTGAAGCTCAGGTCATAGCCACTGACTCTACGGGATCAGTGGTACTACAGGTTAAAGTCAGTTACAGAGACCTGAATCTTTCACACCAGGAGGGTGTAGCTGCTTTATACAAGAGGATCAAACATGCTTCCAAACAGGTATGTGGTCATCGCCCTGACATTATGGATTTGCATCGATCAGCCCAGTATAATGCATGTCGCAATGATGCTGTTGAACGTGCTGTGGCTGATGTTGGTCACCCCGGTTTAGCAGCTCTTCACCAAAGAACCACTAATGGAACGAGCTCCCCGGTACTTGCGGTTACCAGTGTTGACAAAAAGAAAAAGTGAGAGGTAAAGACCTTAAAACCGCTGGCTGCGCTAGGAGACTCAGCCAGCGGTAAATACATAAGGTTCGCCATACAAGCGTAGAGAGTGAGCAGGCAAGCAAGATATGTTCAACTTGTTTCTTTGAAACTCTTGAAAACTAGAGAACACAAAAAATTAAATATTCAAGATTCAATATTAAGAAATATGCAGCAACATTAATTTTGAATCTGTAATCTGTAATTTTAAATTATCTATCCGGTACCTTTTCCTTCAGTTCTTCAAACCAATTCAGTACAATGTTGATTTTACCCGGTGATCTTTTTAAGGGTTCGCCGGTTGACTCTACTTCTTTCAACATCAGAAAGCGTTTGCCGTTGGGGTGTATATCATAGGCAACACTTTCAATATAACCGGTAACATAAGATAACTTAAAAAGCGCCTTTGGTTTGCCATAGCTGAAGCTTGATCGGGTATCCACTTGAACTGCCATGACATTATCCCTGTTGAGATAGAATAATTCTGTTCCATCAGGCGACCATATAGGGCTTTCCGCATATTCACCAGGTGAGGATATTTGCCATTTTCCGCTTTTTACATCAGGGAAAGGGCACACATAGATGCCTAAATTGCCTGATTCGGTGGCTGCATATGCCATATATTTTCTATCTGGAGAGATGCTGGGATGGGTGACAACATATTTCTCCTTTAGGAGTGGTTTCAGAGAGGTTTTATCCCCTATGGTTATCTGCGAAATAAAGGACACATTTCCCGATACAGACCCCTGCGCCAGGACAAGGGATTTCCCATCACCCACCAAGAAGTGCGGAATCAGACTATTACCTGATTGAACAGACACAAGCTCTTCAGTCTCTCCTGTTCCATCGTATGCCTTCCGGTAAATGCCTGCCTTTTTTCCTCTATTCGATGTAAAAATAATATATTCACCATCAGGAGTCCAAATAGGGACGTCATCTCTGTATTCTTTAAAAGTCAGGCGTTTCATATTTTCATGAATCGAATCCCAGATATGGATATCAGGATTGTCACCTTCAATCGATAAAGCCACTTTAGTTCCATCAGGAGAAATTTTGGGGGTTCTGTAATAGTCTGGAGGCGCATTGAGAGGAGTTTCATTCCCAGTCCTGTCCACCCATACCAGGTTACGGCGGCTGAGGATGCCAGATGCCTGCTCTATTATTCTCGCCGGTATATAAGCTAGTGTACCCGAATTAGAAGTGCTTCCCAATAACATGCCATCAATTACAGGTATATGCGCCCCCTTTGCCTCTTGCTTCACAGGGTCGAATGAAACTGCCATGATAACACCTTTCATGATCTCACCAGTAAGATACACAAGATGTCCGGTCGGTATATAATGGGCAAATGCGCCTTGAAAGAGATCTTTACGATCCTTTGTTTCTAGATTCTGGATAACGATCATGAAAGGATGCCCTGACATATCGGTAAACAAAATCGATTTATTGTCCGGTAGCAGTTGAGGAAAAGCGCATTGCCCCATTTCAACAAGAACCTCGGGGGTTCCGCTGTTTGCAGAAACCCGCATTATGCCGCGTGTGACATCCCCATATATAATCCTGTCATCTTCACACCATTGTGCCCCAAAAACCCAATCGACATCACACAGATCAACCGGAGATCCGCCGTGGACAGAAATCTTTTTCAGTTTATTATTTTTCTGGGACCAGAAGCCGATCCATTCGCCATCGGGTGAGAAGAAGGGAGACTGAGGATTTTCGTCAGTTCCAGGGATTATCTCTGCTCTAATCCGGTCGAGGGAAAGGAGGGAAAGCCCCCGCTGAGTGCTATAGAGAATTTTTCTGCCGTCGGGAGAGACATCAAGGGTGTGTCCCATTTTTAAAACAGAACCCACGGGAATATTAAATTGCTCTCCTTCCTGCAGGATATGCTCCATCCGAACTATGTCGCGGGGTTGGGGCGGGTTGCGTCTGACGAACAGGAATCCTGCAACAATTGCCAAGATAATTATGGAAGCGATCACCCAAGGCATTATAAATTTAATATTTGATACCGGTTTCAACATTTCTACAGATGGATATCGTATGCCTGCCGGTTCTTCCAGCACTTTTCTGATATCCACCCTGACATCGCTGATGCTGCTGTAACGGTTTTTAGACTCTTTTTCAAGGCACCGCTCAATCATGAACCGGATACGGGGACACAGTTCCTGGGGGAGAAGGCTCCAGTCCGGTTCGCCCTTGATTACAGCGGCTAGGGTCTCTGTGACCGTTTCTCCACCAAACAACATCTTCCCGGTCAGCATCTCGAAAAGCACAACACCAAAGGCCCATATATCTGCCCGTTTGTCTACAGTTTTCCCCTTTGCCTGTTCAGGAGACATGTATGCCGCAGTGCCCAGGATAACCCCCTGCCTGGTTGCAGCAGCGCTTATGGTTGGGGAGTCAGAGGGTTTTGCTTCTCCCTGATCCGGAGCAAATGCCTTTGCCAATCCAAAGTCTAATATTTTTATCTTGCCTTCAGGCGTGACCTTGATGTTAGCCGGTTTAAGATCCCTGTGAATAACACCTTTTTCATGGGCTGCCTCAAGACCCTCTGCTATCTGCAAGGCGAGCTTCAGTGATTCTTCGATGGGAATAGGCCCTTGTTTAAGCCTTTCGGCTAGAGTATCGCCTTCAATAAGTTCCATCACAAGGAAGCTGGTTCTACCGGATTCTTCCAGGCCGTATATGGCAGCAATATTAGGGTGGTTTAGTGATGCTAGCAGCCTTGCTTCACGCTGGAAGCGTTCAACACGGCCAGAGTCTATTGCAAACTCTACAGGGAGCATCTTGATTGCAATATCCCTCCCAAGCTTTGTATCCTTTGCCTGATACACCTCTCCCATGCCGCCTTTGCCGAGCAGGGAGATGATTTCGTAATGTCCAAGGGTCTGTCCGATTTTTAAAACAGGGGTGTGTTCTGCCATCATTTTTGCTGCTACCTCCATTGCTGGTGATTCAAGTAATTGCTCTCCCGAATGCTCGTGGGCCAGCAGCGATTCCACCTCAAGGCGCACATTCTCATTCGGGGCATGTTTCTTAAGATAGTCAGCACGCTCATCCTCAGGCAGCCTGAGAGCGGCATCATAAAGAGCGGAAATCTGTTTCCATTGATCGGGCATAAATGTTACCAAAACTTGTAAAATACGAAATCCAAAATACGAAATACGAAACAAATTCAAAATTCAAATTTTCAAATTACCAAAACAAATTTCTTGCTACGATGTTTATTTTTCTTTTTCTGTTTTGAATTTATGTCATTAGAGTATTTAATATTGTTTCGAATTTCGGATTTCGTGCTTCGAGTTTTATCTTTTTTATTACCCCAGTACCTTCTGTTTCATTTCCCTTGCCAACCATGCCCTGGAGAACTTCCAGTCACGCAGGACAGTATCAGGGGAGATATCCAGAACCTCAGCAGTCTCCTCGGCGGTCATGCCGCCAAAAAACCTCAGCTCCACTACCTGGCACTTGCGTGCATCAACCTGTTTTAGGGATTCAAGCGCCTCATCTATCTCAATCAGATCAGGATCAGTATTCCTGGAAACCAGTTTAAATTCATCCAGTGAAATCCGCTCTGCTGCACCACCGCGTTTATAAGAGCGTTTTGAACGGGCATAATCAACCAGGATACGCCTCATCAGTTGAGCGGTAATAGCCAGAAAATGGGCACGGTTCTGCCAGTTAACCCTGCTGCAATCGAGTAGTTTGAGATATGCTTCATTTACAAGCGCTGTTGTCTGTAAGGTGTGGCATTTTCTTTCACCGCGCATATAATTATGCGCCAGGTGACGGAGCTCTTCATAGACCAGGGGGATCAGCTTATCAAGGGCGTCCTTTTCACCCTCTCGCCATGCTATAAGTAAATGGGTTACTTCCTGTGAAGAAAATTCAGACATAGATGCCTCAAAGAAAATTAACCTTTTATTATAGAAGATAGAGTCTTATTTTGAGATCAGCTATTGAATAGAAATCATGTCCGAAGGCATAACTATACGAATTACCCTCTTTTATGTCAACCTGAAACATGAAACAAGGTTCAGGGTTCAGGGTTCAGGGTTCAGGGTTCAGGGTTTAAGGTTTAAGGTTCAAAATAAAACACAAAGGCCATCCCGGAAATTT
This genomic interval carries:
- a CDS encoding flavodoxin, with the translated sequence MSIDSFKEKILIIFFSHSGNTRKIAKQIYAIIGGDLIEIETTDKYPADHSEILEKARKEIAAGYRPALKTKIENISKYDLLFLGYPNWWGTIPTPVSAFLGEYDLSRITIAPFCTHGTGGLAGTVEALKKQCPDSKVLNALGIRNIRVDEAESDILKWLSHINEFMK
- a CDS encoding nuclear transport factor 2 family protein; translated protein: MTRTRILVITAFVMMALFVSLSFAQEKDTVRIKDRVAIEQLMWDYIRALDSGNAEAYAALFAPDGQFGRGDKAVKGREALLKMMKDAGQKMDTAKKNGEKMERMNHVLTNTHIEFVNDDHARFYAYWMGVFTSGKVTSAGREVNELVKINGKWLISVRDVDPQD
- a CDS encoding UrcA family protein gives rise to the protein MGTNLKRIIVALITIAVLALISGPAGATEAQVIATDSTGSVVLQVKVSYRDLNLSHQEGVAALYKRIKHASKQVCGHRPDIMDLHRSAQYNACRNDAVERAVADVGHPGLAALHQRTTNGTSSPVLAVTSVDKKKK
- a CDS encoding protein kinase, with the protein product MPDQWKQISALYDAALRLPEDERADYLKKHAPNENVRLEVESLLAHEHSGEQLLESPAMEVAAKMMAEHTPVLKIGQTLGHYEIISLLGKGGMGEVYQAKDTKLGRDIAIKMLPVEFAIDSGRVERFQREARLLASLNHPNIAAIYGLEESGRTSFLVMELIEGDTLAERLKQGPIPIEESLKLALQIAEGLEAAHEKGVIHRDLKPANIKVTPEGKIKILDFGLAKAFAPDQGEAKPSDSPTISAAATRQGVILGTAAYMSPEQAKGKTVDKRADIWAFGVVLFEMLTGKMLFGGETVTETLAAVIKGEPDWSLLPQELCPRIRFMIERCLEKESKNRYSSISDVRVDIRKVLEEPAGIRYPSVEMLKPVSNIKFIMPWVIASIIILAIVAGFLFVRRNPPQPRDIVRMEHILQEGEQFNIPVGSVLKMGHTLDVSPDGRKILYSTQRGLSLLSLDRIRAEIIPGTDENPQSPFFSPDGEWIGFWSQKNNKLKKISVHGGSPVDLCDVDWVFGAQWCEDDRIIYGDVTRGIMRVSANSGTPEVLVEMGQCAFPQLLPDNKSILFTDMSGHPFMIVIQNLETKDRKDLFQGAFAHYIPTGHLVYLTGEIMKGVIMAVSFDPVKQEAKGAHIPVIDGMLLGSTSNSGTLAYIPARIIEQASGILSRRNLVWVDRTGNETPLNAPPDYYRTPKISPDGTKVALSIEGDNPDIHIWDSIHENMKRLTFKEYRDDVPIWTPDGEYIIFTSNRGKKAGIYRKAYDGTGETEELVSVQSGNSLIPHFLVGDGKSLVLAQGSVSGNVSFISQITIGDKTSLKPLLKEKYVVTHPSISPDRKYMAYAATESGNLGIYVCPFPDVKSGKWQISSPGEYAESPIWSPDGTELFYLNRDNVMAVQVDTRSSFSYGKPKALFKLSYVTGYIESVAYDIHPNGKRFLMLKEVESTGEPLKRSPGKINIVLNWFEELKEKVPDR
- a CDS encoding sigma-70 family RNA polymerase sigma factor; this encodes MSEFSSQEVTHLLIAWREGEKDALDKLIPLVYEELRHLAHNYMRGERKCHTLQTTALVNEAYLKLLDCSRVNWQNRAHFLAITAQLMRRILVDYARSKRSYKRGGAAERISLDEFKLVSRNTDPDLIEIDEALESLKQVDARKCQVVELRFFGGMTAEETAEVLDISPDTVLRDWKFSRAWLAREMKQKVLG